Proteins co-encoded in one Helicobacter sp. 11S03491-1 genomic window:
- the rpsO gene encoding 30S ribosomal protein S15, whose protein sequence is MALDTAKKQEIISQFARDSKDTGSSEVQIGLLSQRISSLTQHLKENPKDHSSRLGLLKLVGQRKHLLKYLKKTQYERYANLIAKLGIKDR, encoded by the coding sequence ATGGCTTTAGATACGGCGAAAAAACAAGAAATTATTTCACAATTTGCCAGAGATAGCAAGGATACAGGATCTTCAGAAGTCCAAATAGGGTTATTGAGTCAAAGAATTTCAAGTTTAACACAACATCTCAAAGAAAATCCAAAAGATCACTCAAGCAGATTAGGGTTATTGAAATTAGTGGGGCAGAGAAAACATCTTCTTAAATACCTCAAAAAAACACAATATGAAAGATATGCTAATTTGATTGCTAAATTAGGCATCAAAGACAGATAA